A region from the Rhizoctonia solani chromosome 13, complete sequence genome encodes:
- a CDS encoding Fungal specific transcription factor domain, translating to MSPGYSSTQGYDGESSTKTNVGFLTHSSPSTVEDAKSPSTATLDGLIALPERTDEVDQSPGVRASVQSFGTAAVIPRDISSDPVMLEDATSFIISQFVWFSQKLLFKTPSTPVEQGLLWRIEYSEFTRWSMYLSARVLKDMTNGINSQKYVGWIFRFGQQMLEPSTATEPASSMEGRLGGLHDVAYLGFIVSGTSVGYSLFRQCTPTFLRLAKLSPEIWPSDFAISISKATQSRYEIIKFIVNDTIIAMILGIAPVIHYDTTPGCDGRRPSSVLEMVYGIPSEILCILAEINAQRASRMMGERASNNDNQCDIEKILGSWTPVVGNTGEPTKDIARVAVQEAWRQAALIYFFMGMKEVNSADRRVQAAVRQVVQLGNTIEAGSPLERHLLIPCVLAGVAACQEKHRASLRSKLTNNSFLREITMVLRISEFVVVLDHLWHGAGKGGSPVTWEDYVQSRCATIPISY from the exons ATGTCTCCAG GATACAGCTCGACACAAGGTTACGACGGAGAATCATCGACTAAAACGAATGTCGGGTTTCTTACACACTCCTCTCCTAGCACTGTCGAAGATGCAAAGTCACCTTCCACTGCAACGTTG GATGGCCTTATCGCCTTACCAGAACGTACGGATGAAGTCGACCAATCGCCTGGGGTTCGTGCCTCAGTGCAGAGTTTTGGGACTGCAGCTGTTATCCCAAGAGATATCTCATCGGATCCTGTCATGCTTGAAGATGCAACTTCATTCATTATATCACAAT TCGTTTGGTTCTCACAGAAATTGCTCTTCAAGACACCCTCGACGCCTGTTGAGCAAGGGTTGTTATGGCGCATCGAATATTCCGAATTCACTCGGTGGTCGATGTACCTCAGTGCCCGAGTATTAAAAGATATGACGAATGGTATAAATAGCCAAAAGTATGTCGGCTGGATCTTCCGGTTCGGCCAGCAAATGCTGGAACCATCTACCGCAACCGAACCGGCATCATCGATGGAAGGGCGATTGGGTGGACTGCATGAT GTAGCTTACCTAGGATTTATCGTATCTGGGACGTCAGTCGGGTACTCTCTATTTCGACAGTGCACGCCTACGTTCTTGCGATTAGCAAAACTATCCCCCGAAATTTGGCCGAGTGATTTTGCTATCTCCATATCAAAGGCTACTCAAAGCCGATATGAAATCATTAAGTTCATCGTAAACGACACAATTATTGCTATGATTCTCGGTATAGCTCCTGTGATCCATTATGATACCACTCCCGGATGCGACGGTAGGAGGCCAAGTAGCGTTCTCGAAATGGTGTATGGAATTCCTTCAGAGATTCTATGTATATTGGCAGAGATTAACGCGCAGCGGGCGTCGCGGATGATGGGAGAAAGGGCTTCGAATAACGATAATCAATGCGACATTGAAAAAATCCTGGGCAGCTGGACTCCGGTTGTCGGGAATACTGGCGAGCCAACGAAGGACATCGCGAGGGTCGCCGTGCAGGAAGCCTGGCGTCAGGCAGCTCTGATATACTTTTTTATG GGAATGAAGGAGGTGAATTCGGCGGACCGTCGGGTGCAAGCAGCAGTTCGACAAGTTGTCCAACTCGGGAATACGATCGAAGCCGGAAGCCCGCTGGAGCGACATTTACTGATACCATGTGTACTT GCGGGAGTTGCCGCTTGTCAAGAGAAACATCGCGCCAGCTTACGTAGTAAATTGACCAACAACTCGTTCCTACGTGAAATTACAATGGTCTTGCGAATTTCTGAGTTTGTGGTAGTATTGGATCATCTTTGGCATGGTGCAGGAAAAGGTGGAAGCCCGGTCACATGGGAGGATTACGTGCAATCTCGTTGTGCAACTATACCGATCTCATATTGA
- a CDS encoding Fungal Zn(2)-Cys(6) binuclear cluster domain: MEAHLFVPALIAGAAARKEKHRTVLRKKILASEHRCADTRGADFVFVLDHLWHGAAVGGSPVTWEDYVTSRYAVMPLDVEKVQKTGSDLTYGWGLVSTKYGGIALAFQLHALRPSVIVDHGTAYIPSDPVPNRSSKGCLTCRQRKKKCDERKPECERCALGGFNCLGYSHLSGSKVLLSKHRDNDATHSAGTSSPLFTQNEPASKYSPEQDSSSYSSDQVCWPTTAPENIFSGSPTLDGVGFWQQEQSNTSIYEPKRIPIIRNWTRSISTV, encoded by the exons ATGGAGGCGCACTTATTTGTTCCAGCACTGATA GCGGGGGCAGCTGCTCGGAAGGAGAAACACCGTACTGTTCTTCGGAAGAAGATTCTGGCATCGGAACATCGATGCGCGGATACTAGAGGGGCTGACTTTGTATTTGTCCTTGATCATCTGTGGCATGGCGCCGCGGTCGGGGGCAGTCCGGTGACCTGGGAAGACTATGTGACCTCGCGTTATGCAGTCATGCCTTTGGATGTTGAAAAAGTCCAAAAAACTGGCTCTGATTTGACTTATGGTTGGGGTTTGGTGT CGACTAAATACGGAGGGATTGCACTGGCATTCCAGCTGCACGCACTACGACCCAGCGTCATTGTGGACCATGGTACGGCATACATCCCGTCTGATCCAGTCCCCAACCGATCCTCAAAAGGCTGTCTCACGTGTAGACAAAG AAAGAAGAAGTGCGACGAAAGAAAGCCAGAGTGCGAGAGATGTGCTCTCGGTGGATTCAACTGTCTGGGCTATTCCCACCTGAGTGGATCCAAGGTATTATTATCCAAGCACAGGGATAATGATGCCACACACAGTGCCGGAACTTCAAGCCCATTATTTACCCAGAATGAACCCGCCTCCAAATATTCCCCGGAGCAGGACTCTTCTTCGTATTCGAGTGATCAGGTGTGTTGGCCAACAACAGCGCCTGAGAACATCTTTTCCGGCTCTCCCACTCTCGATGGCGTTGGGTTCTGGCAACAGGAGCAGAGCAACACGTCTATCTACGAACCAAAGCGTATACCAATAATCCGCAACTGGACCCGTTCGATCTCGACAGTATGA
- a CDS encoding Rho GTPase-activating protein gacZ, which translates to MSSPRARAQTTTSSGPPSRASMFFPNLPKRPSISRLFGVGNSNHDLINSAPRESRHSSSSSESYMTSDDDDQQQVAQYANPKRQTRPPRVSLDIPDGSFAPSLSPTKDAPETEAESGHRRRLLAPKRSAQTPIADMFKSPLTAAVATTAPSTVTATAVSSKTMPPRLGLQLGNSQDVDEMGWSRGVLDAAASASLGHR; encoded by the coding sequence ATGTCTTCCCCTCGTGCGCGAGCTCAAACGACCACCAGCTCGGGCCCGCCCAGTCGCGCGTCGATGTTCTTCCCGAATCTCCCCAAACGGCCGTCTATCAGCCGTTTGTTCGGCGTCGGCAACTCGAACCACGACTTGATCAACTCGGCTCCGCGAGAGTCTCGTCACTCGAGTAGTTCTAGCGAATCGTACATGACGAGCGACGACGATGACCAGCAACAGGTCGCCCAGTACGCCAACCCAAAGCGACAGACCCGTCCGCCGCGTGTGTCGCTCGATATCCCAGACGGGAGCTTTGCCCCTTCGTTGAGTCCTACCAAGGACGCACCCGAGACCGAGGCGGAATCGGGGCATCGCCGTCGTCTGCTAGCGCCAAAACGCTCGGCTCAGACTCCGATTGCGGACATGTTCAAGTCTCCCTTGACCGCGGCAGTTGCGACTACCGCTCCATCGACTGTGACTGCCACCGCCGTGTCGAGCAAGACGATGCCTCCCAGACTGGGGCTGCAGCTCGGCAACTCGCAAGATGTGGACGAGATGGGGTGGAGTCGTGGTGTGTTGGATGCTGCTGCCTCGGCGAGTCTTGGGCACCGCTAG
- a CDS encoding Fungal Zn(2)-Cys(6) binuclear cluster domain: MPNPVPGRSAKGCLTCRRRKKKCDEKRPQCERCLLGNFECLGYAHLEGISSNSNHISSSGSITLSNVQDSVSHLLIEANHPTTADFLPFVSCMGNPVHPNTLSLTHPHGHPLSIPKGPQLDLFERDNMVDLVVSQYLRVAERAPFRPFPYEFGRAIEERARSSDLVLKTIFHRQISWTQPLSLNTGATHLADRLSAVHDLTLYAFMLTDSRTGYSLLRQGVPIFLEFAAQSPQVWSKDSAISISHALNPTRHEMARFVLVDAISSLAFGTAPLINYDTTVNENEFLHGKYGFLEMVYSCPVVLLVLLARINSARVARVMDQVVQTREILGY; encoded by the exons ATGCCGAACCCGGTTCCAGGCCGATCAGCGAAAGGGTGTCTTACTTGTAGACGACG GAAGAAGAAATGCGACGAAAAACGCCCACAGTGCGAGCGATGCTTGCTTGGCAACTTTGAATGTTTGGGTTATGCTCATCTGGAGGGCATCTCATCAAATAGCAATCATATCTCATCGTCGGGCTCCATTACCCTGTCCAACGTGCAAGACAGCGTATCTCACCTACTCATCGAGGCGAACCACCCCACA ACTGCCGACTTTCTCCCTTTTGTTAGTTGTATGGGAAATCCAGTACATCCCAATACATTATCTCTAACCCACCCTCACGGGCATCCTCTGAGTATACCCAAAGGCCCTCAGCTCGACTTATTCGAACGGGATAATATGGTGGACCTTGTGGTGTCACAAT ATTTACGAGTCGCTGAACGCGCGCCGTTCAGGCCGTTTCCTTACGAGTTCGGTAGAGCTATCGAAGAAAGGGCTCGAAGTTCAGACCTCGTCCTCAAGACAAT CTTTCATCGCCAAATATCATGGACGCAACCATTATCCCTGAATACTGGTGCAACCCATCTGGCAGACCGTCTGTCAGCTGTTCACGAC CTTACATTGTATGCCTTTATGCTGACGGACAGTCGGACAGGCTATTCGTTGCTTCGCCAAGGTGTTCCTATCTTCCTCGAGTTTGCCGCTCAGTCGCCTCAAGTATGGTCTAAGGACTCTGCTATATCGATCTCACATGCACTCAACCCTACCAGACATGAGATGGCCAGATTTGTTCTCGTAGATGCGATTTCCTCTCTAGCTTTCGGCACCGCTCCTCTCATTAACTACGATACGACTGTTAACGAAAACGAGTTCTTGCATGGGAAGTACGGCTTTCTGGAAATGGTGTATTCGTGTCCTGTCGTTTTACTGGTACTCCTTGCTAGAATTAACTCGGCTAGGGTTGCGCGGGTCATGGACCAGGTAGTTCAAACTCGGGAGATATTGGGATATTGA
- a CDS encoding YqeY domain-containing protein, with the protein MVYRQLLHARPQIVLRASLPRLYIAPRGAAARYFASELHTADVRTRLREELKQAMKAKDSFRSTTIRSALAEITNADKANKSTPIANDNILSLLQKSIARRTESASQFRSASRNDLAEKEEAECQVLSGFLPAQLSEEEIENRLREAFSKLESTTGNPGALVGKLMKAFYETTERASVQADAVSKKAREIIQSAASSK; encoded by the exons ATGGTTTACCGGCAGCTCCTCCATGCTCGCCCTCAAATTGTGCTCCGAGCGTCCCTACCTAGATTATACATAGCACCTCGTGGTGCTGCAGCTCGATATTTCGCCTCTG AATTACACACGGCTGATGTACGTACTCGACTGCGTGAGGAGCTCAAGCAGGCAATGAAAGCCAAGGACAGCTTCCGGTCAACTACAATTCGC TCTGCTCTAGCAGAGATTACCAATGCGGACAAGGCAAACAAGAGCACTCCAATCGCTAATGACAATATCCTCTCATTATTACAAAAATCAATTGCACGCCGA ACAGAGTCGGCTTCCCAATTCCGTTCAGCATCGAGAAATGACCTTGCAGAAAAGGAAGAGGCCGAATGCCAAGTGCTTTCGGGTTTCCTTCCTGCACAGCTGAGCGAGGAAGAGATCGAAAATCGATTACGTGAGGCATTTTCGAAACTCGAAAGTACAACTGGGAATCCTGGAGCATTGGTTGGAAAGCTCATGAAGGCATTTTATGAGACGACAGAACGGGCATCTGTCCAAGCTGATGCCGTGAGTAAGAAAGCGCGGGAGATCATCCAATCAGCCGCTTCGAGCAAGTGA
- a CDS encoding FGGY-family carbohydrate kinase, with protein sequence MSTSTGEKYYLGVDVGTGSARAALVSPTGQLLASSTQATTTWRSDTDARIFEQSTTEIWKQICIATRECLATAKVSPSDVAGIGFDATCSLAVTNRQGEPVCVTGGKELGGTGERNIVLWADHRAEEEAGIINSSGAVVLDYVGGTMSLEMEIPKILWLSRHMSPEKFAQCQFFDLPDWLTYKSTGSQARSTCSLTCKCSFVPPGATEAAHGWVPEFFRKIGLGSLVDDGFAALGGWGVTAPSDKNGDPGIVLTAGQPVGHGLTKQAAEELGLVEGTPVGSAVIDAYAGWIGTVAARYKTKSGEELSPAPGLEASGERLAAVAGTSTCHVIQSPKGIFVPGVWGPYKNAVFPGWWMNEGGQSSTGQLIDFVLTTHAAYPRLQALAKEQQKSVHVVLAEKLEALRLEAGADSLVELTKDVHFYPDLHGNRSPLADPQMRGSIVGLKLDSGLGDLALKFNVTLEAIALQTRHIVETMNARGHTVRSIFMSGGQAANTKLMQLFADTIGVPVILPQSHSAAVVLGAAMLGRFAAEVVAMGSDRQSYADQKVAEEASEKTKEDLWKIMVEMTPPGTEVHPKASPKESKLLDAKYSIFLEAIDIQRRWRREMAAAGTRRQQHNETRASAAVSRERRTGGVDACHVGVDMSAKGRGDLQPKRATSIENLARAEVVEATHVNAASEFVFLFLFVFDHAFGLFERTYDTSFQSTDDADAEGNTDLRTIQHVYSRSASVSSLATNPAIRPLPALPPSHSQVSLAATTTSASTVRPLPVPQPAANMNTASLLSVDEAPLGSAGAPVRDPVEENSCLGDRTVNVLAPPRTVSNQDLSGHGSASDSQLQPTATTTEASQSTATLHPTSSASPASSVQPSPTSNSASTQPSPITPSRPSPLARLNRKKRQLSRDLLKFGESADSLAVPTPSGVDFEMIPQHHMQTQQQHLSGAQSPTKNAQPPTPGKPPRLNLGLFSSRARKESNVGGVVSSRRPSTPGSGGLFMRSGSAGSEASTTTTEDPTLLGPNANSVRKRGSTTTGMFRSPSPSSGPGAVGMRKAASAGAGPIVSAASNDLSSSAAGSSTETPALSCDKPNALAQPTKPLKLKSQAQGLLNTAIGIGMSLGGRGSINVMPTSPSIAAALEYMRNEHDPPRRSVLDEKRDEHGVYGAESTGEDNARKTMERDRGNMELAGRENIWAKDQATDLTRSSGDTFDDESDAESQKVHGQPSISDFASKGHKASFSDAGKSSFSDTGATSSGPSSSVNSLLSNHTNTGTSAHTDADDHPSHAVDTGSTDDHLVVHDEEDQHEADASFSSEPCFDQAFSFNPSARPQPRAAQDPDKRVSTASSQRTLTAWNTGGFVFPNNNANAEQQQGGAPLARLHTTDGNLDVEHEVESEPLPKPTPRPARLGQLAGSLKRRSASMSILLPPMMSPRSPGPESEASSPGLMPTSPPPPMPTRHAHFDGAVTDSEGTAPVRKRSRRVPGGIKGKIAAWTAAADPQHRPKKHTNREAEPRRSDSPHHQGYPYSHSPASAPALQVHTHVHIPQLPAAAQTPLMSIAALAPAARDLALGVGKRVEKFYRARSASGAGHEQRPSLGGMRTTSSTGRGAHTNAHANTHANTIGLGLGVEPVLSAPLRPAVPGASGLVFGRALEDPSVPRDMDGWTDEILGVRRCVGLPVFVSRSVRHLERWGGDEEGLFRISGRPSHVSRLRAEFDAGADYDLYEIPPSDLDPHAVSSLFKAYLRQLPEPILTRALKGQFDMAMTATDSTSNASFDISKLPTSMTSFGESSENMRSLDDALLADIKVLIDHYPKPTITSCTSSVIYCDTTEHAHTTKMPIGNLLLLFCPTLGLSAGFLKCLVEGQDVLFEWGRKPPAESLLPVPLALDRPKRRFRL encoded by the exons ATGAGCACCTCAACTGGAGAAAAATACTATCTGGGTGTAGATGT AGGCACCGGTTCCGCACGCGCTGCCTTGGTTTCGCCTACAGGCCAACTTTTGGCATCGTCCACTCAAGCGACTACAACATGGCGTTCTGACACTGACGCTCGTATTTTTGAACAATCTACGACGGAAATCTGGAAACAAATTTGTATTGCTACGCGGGAATGCCTCGCGACTGCCAAAGTTTCCCCTTCTGACGTTGCTGGAATTGGGTTCGACGCGACTTGTTCGCTAGCTGTTACTAATCGACAAGGAGAGCCTGTTTGTGTGACTGGTGGGAAAGAGCTAGGAGGCACGGGAGAGAGAAATATCGTGTTGTGGGCAGATCATCGTGCTGAAGAGGAGGCGGGAATTATCAACTCGAGCGGAGCTGTCGTATTGGACTATGTCGGAGGCACGATGAGT CTCGAGATGGAGATTCCCAAAATCCTCTGGCTCAGCAGACACATGTCTCCTGAGAAATTCGCCCAATGCCAATTCTTTGATTTACCCGATTGGC TGACGTACAAGTCGACCGGTTCGCAAGCTCGCTCCACTTGTTCTTTGACATGCAAATGCTCGTTTGTTCCGCCCGGTGCGACCGAGGCAGCACACGGCTGGGTACCCGAGTTTTTCAGGAAGATTGGGCTAGGATCGTTGGTGGATGATGGTTTCGCCGCGTTGGGCGGATGGGGCGTGACTGCTCCTTCGGACAAGAATGGC GATCCCGGAATCGTCTTGACAGCCGGTCAACCTGTTGGACATGGTCTGACGAAACAGGCGGCCGAGGAGCTTGGACTGGTCGAGGGCACGCCCGTAGGAAGCGCTGTGATTGATGC TTACGCAGGCTGGATTGGTACCGTTGCGGCCCGGTACAAGACCAAATCTGGGGAAGAACTGAGTCCTGCACCTGGACTTGAGGCGTCTGGTGAGCGGCTGGCAGCTGTGGCTGGGACGAGTACGTGTCATGTCATTCAG AGCCCCAAGGGAATTTTTGTTCCTGGTGTTTGGGGACCCTACAAG AATGCTGTGTTCCCTGGGTGGTGGATGAATGAGGGTGGACAGTCGAGTACTGGCCAG CTCATCGACTTTGTTTTGACCACCCATGCTGCCTACCCGCGCCTTCAAGCGCTCGCCAAAGAACAGCAAAAGAGTGTGCATGTTGTATTGGCTGAGAAACTCGAAGCATTGAGACTGGAAGCCGGAGCAGATAGCCTAGTCGAACTAACCAAGGACGTCCATTTCTATCCTGATTTACACG GCAACCGATCTCCTCTTGCCGACCCACAGATGCGCGGCTCGATCGTCGGTCTCAAGCTCGACTCTGGACTGGGCGACCTTGCACTCAAATTCAATGTCACTCTCGAA GCTATCGCCCTTCAAACGAGGCATATCGTCGAGACTATGAATGCGCGTGGACATACTGTTCGGTCGATCTTCATGTCTGGTGGACAGGCTGCGAATACCAAGTTGATGCAATT GTTTGCGGATACGATCGGCGTTCCGGTTATACTGCCTCAATCCCACTCGGCGGCGGTTGTGCTCGGCGCAGCAATGCTCGGAAGGTTCGCAGCTGAAGTGGTAGCGATGG GATCGGATAGGCAATCTTATGCGGACCAAAAAGTGGCGGAAGAGGCGAGTGAAAAGACCAAGGAGGATCTATGGAAAATTATG GTGGAAATGACACCGCCCGGCACGGAAGTTCATCCCAAGGCCTCGCCCAAGGAATCCAAACTGCTCGACGCCAAGTATAGCATCTTTTTGGAGGCGATTGATATTCAGAGGAGGTGGAGACGGGAAATGGCGGCTGCGG GAACAAGAAGGCAGCAACATAATGAAACGAGGGCGTCGGCTGCCGTGTCGCGGGAACGAAGGACGGGTGGTGTGGACGCGTGTCACGTGGGCGTGGATATGAGCGCAAAGGGGAGGGGGGATTTGCAACCGAAACGAGCAACGTCAATTGAGAACTTGGCACGCGCGGAAGTAGTTGAAGCA ACCCACGTCAACGCCGCCTCCGAGTTCGTATTCTTATTCTTATTCGTGTTCGACCACGCCTTTGGCCTGTTCGAGCGAACATACGACACCTCATTCCAGTCGACCGACGACGCCGACGCCGAGGGGAACACCGATCTACGGACGATTCAGCATGTCT ATTCCCGCAGTGCATCCGTATCTTCTCTCGCCACGAACCCTGCGATCCGACCGCTTCCTGCGCTCCCACCGTCCCACTCCCAGGTGTCCCTCGCCGCCACTACTACGTCCGCTAGCACCGTGCGGCCGTTACCTGTGCCCCAACCAGCTGCGAACATGAACACTGCGTCGCTCTTGAGCGTTGACGAGGCGCCGTTGGGGTCGGCTGGGGCTCCGGTTCGAGACCCGGTCGAGGAGAATAGTTGTTTGGGGGATCGGACTGTGAATGTCCTGGCTCCGCCTCGGACGGTTTCAAATCAGGACCTATCTGGCCATGGGTCCGCGTCTGATTCCCAGCTACAGCCGACAGCGACGACGACAGAGGCATCGCAGTCGACGGCTACATTACACCCCACCTCGTCCGCATCCCCCGCTTCGTCCGTCCAGCCCTCCCCGACCTCGAACTCGGCCTCGACACAGCCATCCCCGATCACACCGTCCAGGCCGTCGCCGCTCGCCCGGCTGAACAGGAAAAAACGCCAACTGTCTCGGGACTTGCTCAAGTTTGGCGAGTCGGCTGATTCGTTGGCTGTCCCCACGCCCTCTGGAGTCGACTTTGAGATGATCCCCCAGCACCATATGCAGACCCAGCAACAACACTTGAGTGGTGCCCAGTCTCCGACTAAAAATGCTCAGCCCCCGACCCCTGGGAAACCGCCCCGCTTGAACCTCGGTTTATTCTCATCCCGCGCACGCAAAGAGTCCAATGTTGGTGGTGTTGTGTCCAGCCGACGACCGAGCACACCAGGTAGCGGGGGATTGTTTATGAGGAGTGGGAGTGCGGGGAGCGAGGCCagtaccaccaccaccgaGGACCCCACATTGCTCGGCCCCAATGCAAACAGCGTACGAAAACGAGGAAGCACGACGACGGGAATGTTCCGCTCGCCTAGCCCTAGTTCAGGTCCAGGTGCAGTCGGAATGCGAAAAGCTGCGAGCGCAGGGGCCGGTCCTATCGTTTCTGCCGCTTCCAACGATCTCTCCTCGTCCGCAGCTGGCTCGTCTACCGAGACCCCTGCTTTGAGCTGCGATAAACCAAATGCATTGGCTCAGCCTACCAAACCTCTGAAGCTTAAATCCCAGGCCCAGGGATTGTTGAACACCGCCATCGGGATCGGGATGAGTCTGGGTGGCAGAGGGAGCATCAATGTGATGCCTACTAGTCC AAGTATCGCCGCTGCGCTCGAGTACATGAGGAACGAACACGACCCACCCCGTCGCTCTGTTCTGGATGAGAAGCGAGATGAACATGGGGTTTATGGTGCCGAATCGACAGGAGAGGACAATGCGAGGAAAACGATGGAGCGGGATCGAGGGAACATGGAGCTAGCAGGTCGCGAGAACATTTGGGCGAAGGATCAGGCGACCG ATCTGACTCGCAGTTCGGGAGATACGTTTGATGACGAGTCGGATGCTGAGAGTCAAAAGGTCCATGGGCAACCTAGTATTTCGGATTTTGCGTCCAAGGGCCACAAGGCGAGCTTTTCAGATGCTGGCAAGTCGAGCTTCTCGGATACGGGCGCAACGTCGTCGGGTCCTTCGTCGAGCGTGAATTCGTTGTTGTCTAATCATACCAATACCGGGACCAGCGCGCACACTGATGCGGATGACCATCCTTCGCATGCCGTAGATACGGGCAGCACAGACGACCATCTCGTTGTCCACGACGAGGAAGATCAACATGAAGCCGACGCCTCGTTTAGCTCCGAGCCCTGCTTCGATCAGGCCTTTTCGTTTAATCCCTCGGCCAGACCCCAACCCCGCGCGGCTCAAGATCCGGACAAGCGTGTGTCGACGGCGTCGAGTCAGCGCACGTTGACGGCCTGGAACACGGGCGGGTTCGTATTCCCCAACAATAACGCCAATGCCGAGCAGCAACAAGGTGGTGCTCCCCTGGCCCGACTCCATACGACCGATGGGAACCTGGATGTCGAGCACGAGGTTGAATCCGAGCCTCTCCCCAAGCCTACTCCCCGTCCGGCCAGACTGGGTCAACTGGCCGGGTCGCTCAAGCGTCGGAGCGCGTCGATGAGCATCCTTTTACCGCCCATGATGAGTCCCAGAAGCCCCGGTCCCGAAAGCGAAGCGTCCAGTCCTGGTCTGATGCCTACGTCGCCCCCGCCGCCTATGCCTACCCGACACGCCCATTTTGATGGCGCGGTCACCGACTCGGAGGGAACTGCCCCCGTGCGCAAACGAAGCCGTCGAGTACCCGGCGGGATCAAGGGCAAGATCGCGGCTTGGACTGCAGCGGCGGACCCGCAGCACCGACCGAAAAAACATACGAACCGCGAGGCCGAGCCGCGTCGCTCGGATTCTCCGCACCACCAAGGATACCCGTATTCCCATTCGCCAGCGTCGGCGCCGGCCCTACAAGTCCACACGCATGTTCATATCCCACAGCTCCCCGCCGCCGCCCAGACGCCGCTCATGTCGATCGCGGCGCTCGCTCCTGCCGCGCGGGACCTTGCGCTCGGCGTCGGAAAGCGGGTCGAGAAGTTTTACAGGGCGAGAAGTGCGAGCGGGGCGGGCCACGAACAGCGTCCGTCCTTGGGCGGGATGCGAACGACGTCATCGACCGGGCGCGGCGCACACACCAACGCCCATGCCAACACCCACGCCAACACGATCGGACTCGGACTGGGCGTCGAGCCTGTCTTGTCTGCGCCCCTTCGGCCTGCTGTGCCCGGTGCGTCGGGTCTGGTGTTTGGGCGCGCGCTGGAGGATCCGAGTGTTCCGCGCGACATGGACGGCTGGACGGATGAAATTTTGGGCGTGAGGCGGTGTGTGGGGTTGCCTGTCTTTGTGTCACGCAGTGTGAGGCATTTGGAGCGCTGGGGAGGCGACGAGGAAGGGCTGTTTAG GATTTCGGGGCGGCCGTCGCATGTGTCGAGGTTGAGGGCCGAGTTTGATGCGGGTGCGGATTATGATTTGTACGAGATTCCGCCGAGCGATTTGGATCCTCACGCCGTGTCGTCGTTGTTCAAGGCCTACCTGCGACAAC TTCCCGAGCCCATTTTGACCCGGGCACTCAAGGGTCAATTCGACATGGCCATGACTGCTACGGACAGCACCTCCAATGCTTCGTTTGACATTTCTAAACTCCCCACTAGTATGACCTCGTTTGGCGAGTCATCTGAAAATATGCGCTCGTTGGACGACGCGCTCTTGGCTGATATCAAGGTCCTCATCGACCACTACCCCAAGCCAACTATAACCTCTTGCACGAGCTCTGTCATTTATTGCGATACCACCGAACATGCGCACACGACCAAGATGCCGATCGGGAACTTGCTTTTGCTGTTTTGCCCGACGCTGGGGCTCAGCGCTGGGTTCTTGAAGTGTTTGGTCGAAGGGCAGGATGTGTTGTTCGAGTGGGGGAGAAAGCCGCCTGCTGAATCTTTGCTTCCTGTGCCGTTGGCCCTCGATCGACCAAAACGTCGGTTTCGACTGTGA